In one window of bacterium DNA:
- a CDS encoding transposase yields the protein MPRITRTDIGNHCYHVINRANARLPIFFTEKDYILFENVLEEAQEKFSMRILAYCLMPNHFHLVLYPRNDGDMGKFMQWLTLTHTQRWHQINNTKGTGHLYQGRYKSFLIQEDNHLLSVIRYVERNALRAKLVKKAENWGFCSLARRLSRDTRKKKLLSAWPISEPEDYLLFVNTPQPKEEEENIRASVVRGKPLGTDTWTVKVIKKFRLEATIRSPWRPQKGT from the coding sequence ATGCCTCGCATCACTCGTACCGACATTGGCAATCATTGTTATCATGTCATAAATCGTGCCAACGCTCGACTCCCAATTTTCTTTACAGAAAAGGATTACATTTTGTTCGAGAATGTTTTAGAAGAAGCTCAAGAAAAGTTTTCTATGAGAATTCTCGCGTATTGCCTTATGCCAAATCATTTTCACCTCGTACTGTACCCAAGAAATGATGGTGATATGGGTAAATTCATGCAATGGCTCACACTCACTCATACGCAACGCTGGCATCAAATAAACAATACAAAGGGAACGGGGCACCTCTATCAAGGAAGGTACAAATCTTTTTTGATACAAGAAGACAACCATCTTCTTTCTGTCATTCGCTATGTGGAGCGAAATGCCCTTCGTGCAAAGCTTGTTAAAAAAGCAGAGAACTGGGGTTTCTGTAGTTTGGCGCGCAGGCTTTCAAGGGACACAAGAAAAAAGAAGCTTTTGTCAGCGTGGCCGATATCAGAACCCGAAGATTATCTTTTGTTTGTAAATACTCCGCAACCCAAAGAGGAAGAAGAAAATATTAGAGCATCTGTCGTAAGGGGGAAACCGTTGGGTACAGATACATGGACTGTAAAAGTGATAAAAAAATTTAGACTCGAAGCTACCATCCGCTCGCCATGGAGGCCCCAAAAGGGTACCTGA
- a CDS encoding type II secretion system F family protein, with protein LFESQVSALRSFKLLSVELENPLMRKKLSEIGDDLQSGMSISQALNKHPSVFSGFYVNMVRSGEESGKLSETFAYLADYLERTYELTSKVRGALAYPAFVFMVFIVIMVLLMTKIVPQLADMLKAGGQELPVYTKIIIGISDFMVNYGLFFLVVLIMAGVAVWRYSKAGVISFSAIKLKLPLFGDLFRKIYLARISDNMYTMLSSGIPMIKSIEISANVVGNDIYKKILEDAADAIKTGNTMSSALVGYKEIPAIMIQMIKVGEETGQVANILQKLAKFYRREVDTSVETLISLIEPILMVFLGLGVGIVLAAVLIPIYDIAGGIN; from the coding sequence ACTTTTTGAATCTCAAGTGTCCGCCTTGCGGTCGTTCAAGCTTCTCTCTGTCGAATTGGAGAATCCCCTGATGAGGAAAAAACTTTCTGAAATTGGAGATGACCTCCAGAGCGGAATGTCGATATCACAGGCGCTCAATAAGCATCCGAGCGTGTTCTCCGGTTTTTATGTGAACATGGTTCGCTCCGGAGAGGAGTCGGGAAAATTGAGCGAAACATTTGCATATCTCGCCGACTATCTCGAGCGGACCTACGAACTAACCTCAAAGGTCCGCGGAGCATTGGCGTACCCGGCATTCGTGTTCATGGTCTTTATTGTGATCATGGTTCTTCTGATGACTAAGATCGTGCCACAACTAGCCGATATGCTTAAGGCAGGAGGCCAAGAGCTTCCTGTGTATACAAAAATTATTATAGGCATAAGCGATTTCATGGTAAACTACGGATTATTTTTTCTCGTAGTGCTTATTATGGCAGGAGTGGCAGTGTGGCGATATAGCAAAGCGGGGGTCATTTCATTTTCCGCGATCAAATTAAAGCTCCCGCTCTTCGGTGATCTTTTTAGGAAAATTTACCTCGCGCGTATTTCAGACAATATGTACACCATGCTTTCAAGCGGGATCCCGATGATCAAATCGATAGAGATCAGCGCGAACGTCGTTGGAAACGACATATACAAAAAAATCCTTGAAGACGCCGCGGACGCGATCAAAACAGGGAACACGATGTCGTCCGCGCTGGTGGGGTATAAAGAAATCCCGGCAATTATGATCCAGATGATCAAGGTGGGTGAGGAGACGGGGCAAGTCGCGAATATTCTCCAAAAACTTGCGAAATTCTATCGCCGCGAGGTGGACACATCGGTTGAAACGCTTATTAGTCTTATTGAGCCAATATTGATGGTATTTTTGGGTCTTGGTGTCGGGATTGTCCTTGCCGCGGTCCTTATCCCGATCTACGACATCGCGGGAGGGATAAATTAG
- a CDS encoding type II secretion system protein encodes MKKRGFTLIELLVVIAIIGILASVVLASLNTARTKGSDAAGKAQMSGARAQAELFYDSNGNSYDGGTAATNVCDPAGLAGGVSGVNALVLAAAKNALSTAVVGVDDTVTTVPATASCNATANAYAAEVALKGGSFFCVDSTGKGQVNAAAGLDNTATDVSC; translated from the coding sequence ATGAAAAAACGAGGTTTTACATTGATCGAACTTTTGGTCGTTATCGCCATTATTGGTATTCTCGCGTCAGTTGTGTTGGCATCGCTCAACACCGCGCGAACAAAAGGTTCAGACGCTGCAGGAAAAGCTCAAATGTCCGGGGCTCGTGCTCAAGCGGAACTTTTCTACGACAGTAATGGTAATAGCTATGATGGGGGTACTGCGGCGACAAATGTCTGTGATCCTGCTGGTTTAGCTGGCGGTGTAAGTGGAGTCAACGCACTTGTTTTAGCAGCTGCAAAGAACGCGCTTAGCACCGCTGTTGTTGGTGTTGACGATACTGTTACCACAGTACCTGCGACTGCTTCTTGTAACGCGACTGCTAATGCATATGCCGCCGAAGTTGCCTTAAAGGGCGGCTCTTTCTTTTGTGTAGATTCTACAGGGAAAGGGCAGGTTAATGCCGCTGCTGGTCTCGACAACACAGCAACCGACGTTAGTTGTTAA
- a CDS encoding prepilin peptidase, whose product MNVFFYTIFFILGTIVGSFLNVVILRYNTGVSFFSGRSFCPSCNKKLSWYELVPIVSFFVLRGKCAGCGSKISFQYPLIELTTGLLFLVTSYKLQVTGFDAHYLLSTIYYLLIWSLLIVISIYDLRHKIIPDFPVFIFSGLALVYLVVSAGFGNILHAPHSWDLLAGPLFALPFAALWYFSQGRWMGLGDAKLALGIGWFLGLIKGGSAIILGFWMGAIVGLMLVVLSKLSFAKRFRSKFGMKSEIPFGPFLILGTILIFFFNINLFDLGFVLF is encoded by the coding sequence ATGAACGTGTTTTTTTACACCATTTTTTTTATTCTCGGAACTATTGTTGGCAGTTTTCTCAATGTGGTGATTCTTCGCTATAACACCGGCGTGTCATTTTTTTCTGGCAGATCATTTTGTCCCTCGTGCAATAAGAAACTTTCATGGTATGAGCTTGTGCCAATAGTAAGTTTTTTTGTGCTTCGTGGAAAATGCGCCGGTTGTGGAAGCAAGATTTCTTTTCAGTATCCACTTATTGAATTAACAACAGGGCTTTTGTTTCTAGTTACAAGTTATAAGTTACAGGTTACAGGTTTTGACGCCCACTATCTACTATCTACTATCTACTATCTACTCATCTGGAGCCTTCTCATAGTAATCTCCATCTACGACCTTCGCCATAAAATTATCCCTGACTTCCCTGTGTTTATTTTTTCTGGTCTTGCGCTTGTGTACCTTGTCGTAAGCGCAGGTTTCGGAAATATATTACACGCACCTCACTCATGGGATTTACTTGCGGGACCTTTGTTCGCTCTTCCTTTTGCCGCGCTGTGGTATTTCTCACAAGGAAGGTGGATGGGGCTTGGCGATGCGAAACTTGCCCTTGGAATTGGGTGGTTTCTTGGGCTCATCAAGGGTGGTTCGGCAATTATTCTCGGATTTTGGATGGGAGCGATTGTAGGGCTTATGCTCGTTGTTTTAAGCAAGCTTTCTTTTGCTAAGCGATTTCGCTCGAAATTTGGAATGAAAAGTGAAATTCCTTTCGGCCCATTTTTGATTCTGGGAACTATTCTCATATTCTTTTTCAACATCAACCTCTTTGATTTAGGGTTCGTATTGTTCTAA